One stretch of Fictibacillus sp. b24 DNA includes these proteins:
- a CDS encoding PrkA family serine protein kinase — protein MDILSRIQLHREEEQRLAWEGTFAEYLDILRDRPFVAQSAHSRVYNMIKDAGISEKNGQKVYHFFSDQIFGLEESIERLVEEYFHPAAKRLDVRKRILLLMGPVSGGKSTLVTMLKRGLEQYTKTPAGAVYAIKGCPMHEDPLHLIPQHLRKEFYNDYGIRVEGSLSPLNTMRLEHEYDNRIEDVMVERVFFSEDKRTGIGTFSPSDPKSQDIADLTGSIDFSTIAEYGSESDPRAYRFDGELNKANRGMMEFQEMLKCDEKFLWHLLSLTQEGNFKAGRFALISADELIVAHTNESEYRSFIANKKNEALHSRIIVMGVPYNLKVSEEEKIYAKMISESDMSHVHIAPHALRVAATFSVLTRLKDSKKQGMDLLKKMRLYDGEIVEGFNHVDLEELKKEFSDEGMSGIDPRYVINRISSAIIRKESPSINALDVLRSLKDGLDHHASISKEDKERFINFISAARKEYDDIAKKEVQKAFVYSYEESAKTLMDNYLDNVEAYCNKNKLRDPLTGEEMSPDEKLMRSIEEQIGISENAKKAFREEILIRISAYARKGKKFDYNSHERLREAIQKKLFADLKDVVKITTSSKTPDESQLKKINEVIARLVDEHGYNSTSANELLRYVGSLLNR, from the coding sequence ATGGATATTTTATCGAGAATCCAACTGCATCGTGAAGAAGAACAGCGTTTAGCCTGGGAAGGTACCTTCGCTGAATACCTTGATATTTTACGAGATCGGCCATTTGTTGCCCAGTCTGCGCATTCAAGAGTATACAACATGATCAAAGATGCTGGAATTTCAGAAAAGAATGGTCAAAAGGTGTATCATTTTTTCAGCGATCAAATTTTTGGTTTAGAAGAATCGATTGAAAGACTTGTTGAAGAGTATTTTCATCCTGCCGCTAAACGCCTTGATGTCCGTAAACGTATATTGTTGTTAATGGGGCCAGTATCCGGTGGTAAATCCACTTTAGTTACGATGTTAAAAAGAGGATTGGAGCAATACACAAAAACTCCTGCGGGAGCGGTTTATGCGATCAAAGGTTGTCCGATGCATGAAGATCCGCTTCATCTCATTCCGCAGCACCTGAGAAAAGAGTTTTATAATGATTATGGCATTCGTGTTGAAGGAAGCTTGTCACCGTTAAATACGATGAGGCTTGAACATGAGTATGATAATCGCATTGAAGATGTAATGGTAGAGCGCGTCTTTTTCTCTGAAGACAAGCGAACTGGAATCGGAACGTTCAGTCCATCTGATCCGAAGTCACAGGATATCGCTGATTTAACGGGAAGTATCGACTTCTCAACGATTGCTGAATATGGATCTGAATCTGATCCTCGTGCTTATCGTTTCGATGGTGAGCTGAACAAAGCGAACCGAGGGATGATGGAGTTTCAAGAAATGCTGAAGTGTGATGAGAAGTTCTTATGGCACCTTCTTTCACTCACACAAGAAGGTAACTTTAAGGCGGGTCGTTTCGCACTGATTTCGGCTGATGAGCTTATCGTAGCTCATACCAATGAATCGGAGTACAGATCCTTTATCGCTAACAAGAAAAATGAGGCGCTGCATTCCAGAATTATCGTGATGGGTGTTCCATATAATTTAAAAGTTTCAGAAGAAGAAAAGATTTATGCAAAAATGATCTCTGAGAGTGACATGTCGCATGTTCACATTGCACCTCACGCGTTAAGGGTAGCAGCGACCTTCTCAGTATTGACGCGATTAAAAGATTCAAAGAAACAAGGAATGGATCTGTTGAAGAAGATGAGATTGTATGATGGGGAAATAGTTGAAGGGTTCAATCATGTGGATCTTGAAGAATTGAAGAAAGAATTTTCGGATGAAGGCATGTCAGGTATCGATCCAAGGTATGTGATTAACCGTATTTCTTCAGCCATTATTCGTAAAGAGTCACCTTCTATCAACGCGTTAGATGTTCTGCGTTCATTAAAAGACGGGCTTGATCATCATGCATCCATATCGAAGGAAGATAAAGAGAGGTTTATTAACTTTATCTCGGCAGCTCGTAAAGAGTACGATGATATTGCGAAGAAGGAAGTACAAAAAGCGTTTGTTTACTCGTATGAAGAGTCTGCAAAAACGCTTATGGACAATTACCTCGATAACGTTGAGGCGTATTGCAATAAAAATAAGCTTCGTGATCCGCTTACTGGTGAAGAGATGAGTCCTGATGAAAAGTTAATGAGATCGATTGAAGAACAGATCGGGATTTCAGAGAATGCCAAAAAAGCGTTCCGAGAAGAAATACTTATTCGAATTTCGGCATATGCAAGAAAAGGAAAGAAATTCGACTATAATTCTCATGAGCGCCTAAGAGAAGCGATTCAGAAGAAATTATTTGCTGATCTTAAAGATGTTGTAAAAATTACAACATCGTCTAAAACGCCTGATGAGTCACAACTGAAAAAGATTAATGAAGTTATCGCACGGTTGGTTGATGAGCATGGCTACAATTCAACTAGTGCCAATGAACTACTAAGATATGTAGGAAGTTTGTTGAACCGATAA
- a CDS encoding transglycosylase domain-containing protein gives MNQKLGLVAVLFLLSVVFFSFVGLRNEFENYIPFQKAVQTLAKVESINLDENSRLLDQNGNLLFEFRGEESRIYLSYKQIPEYIRQAFIATEDQYFLQHHGIDGKAIARAFIANSTDGGIQQGGSTITQQLSRNLFLTHERTYDRKLKELLISYRIEQQLTKEEILELYINTIYFQNGVYGIEKASRYYFSKPAGKLTLGESALLAAIPNNPELYNPLTKLNNTQKRQKWILDKMKEQKFIDEELHGAAVKQPIKINVSQQVAPFPEVVGYVKEELLSLLAGAPSNKGLTADALVRKRDELLRSGVVVETSLDSRLQKEALQAVNSRLPFKGVEGSAVVVDHASKQIVAMIGGKNVGLEEFNRTYQAKRQPGSSIKPLLAYGPYVDVFGAKPHSLISAAKICEGNYCPNNYGGASYGTVSLKKAMASSINTAAVRALKKTGVEKAFSYLDSFGFSSVMREDHQLASALGGFTSGFSPLELTSAYTTFGSNGTYIKPRLITSVKDKSGEVLYKWDDQPVIVWSEKTNTVMREMLEGVTLSGTARDARFSGSAYIGGKTGTTNDVKDLWFVGLTDRYTAGVWVGRDKPSSLRFIEGLSPEVMIWRDIMIKAHQK, from the coding sequence ATGAACCAAAAGCTTGGCCTTGTCGCGGTGCTCTTTTTACTAAGTGTCGTGTTCTTTTCATTTGTTGGTTTAAGAAATGAATTCGAAAACTATATTCCGTTTCAAAAAGCTGTTCAAACGCTCGCTAAGGTAGAAAGTATTAACCTTGATGAGAACAGTCGTCTTCTCGACCAAAACGGAAACCTTCTTTTCGAATTCAGAGGTGAAGAAAGCCGTATTTATTTGTCTTATAAACAAATTCCCGAATATATCCGCCAAGCGTTTATCGCTACAGAAGATCAATACTTCTTACAGCATCACGGTATAGACGGGAAAGCGATTGCTCGCGCATTTATAGCCAACTCAACAGACGGCGGCATCCAGCAAGGCGGCAGCACGATTACACAGCAGCTATCCCGCAATCTCTTTTTAACACATGAACGTACATATGACAGGAAACTAAAAGAATTACTAATCTCTTACCGAATTGAACAACAGCTAACAAAAGAGGAGATCCTCGAGCTTTATATAAATACCATCTATTTTCAAAACGGTGTGTACGGTATTGAGAAAGCGAGCCGTTATTACTTTAGTAAACCTGCTGGGAAGCTTACATTAGGGGAATCCGCACTGCTTGCAGCAATTCCAAATAATCCGGAACTATATAATCCCCTAACAAAGCTCAACAACACACAGAAACGGCAAAAATGGATTTTAGATAAAATGAAAGAACAAAAGTTTATTGATGAAGAATTGCATGGTGCAGCTGTTAAACAACCGATTAAAATAAATGTTTCACAGCAGGTTGCTCCCTTCCCTGAAGTAGTTGGTTACGTAAAAGAGGAACTGCTAAGCTTGCTGGCTGGAGCTCCAAGTAATAAGGGATTAACAGCGGATGCCCTTGTCCGTAAACGAGATGAACTGTTGCGAAGCGGTGTTGTTGTTGAAACGTCATTAGATTCCAGACTGCAAAAAGAAGCTTTGCAGGCTGTTAATAGCCGTTTGCCTTTTAAAGGAGTGGAAGGATCCGCCGTTGTTGTGGATCATGCTTCAAAACAAATTGTTGCCATGATTGGGGGAAAGAATGTCGGGTTAGAAGAATTTAACCGCACCTATCAAGCGAAGCGTCAGCCTGGATCTTCCATAAAGCCACTCCTCGCCTATGGGCCTTATGTTGATGTGTTTGGCGCAAAACCGCATTCACTTATTTCTGCAGCGAAGATCTGTGAAGGTAATTATTGTCCAAACAACTACGGCGGGGCTTCTTACGGGACTGTCTCATTAAAAAAAGCGATGGCAAGTTCAATAAATACAGCAGCTGTCCGAGCACTAAAGAAAACAGGTGTTGAAAAAGCTTTTTCTTATTTAGATTCCTTTGGATTTTCGTCTGTTATGCGAGAAGATCATCAGCTTGCAAGTGCACTCGGCGGTTTTACCAGTGGCTTTTCCCCGCTCGAACTGACTAGTGCATATACGACTTTCGGTTCTAACGGAACTTATATTAAACCTAGATTGATAACTTCTGTTAAGGATAAGAGCGGAGAGGTTTTGTATAAATGGGACGATCAGCCTGTTATAGTGTGGAGTGAGAAGACAAACACCGTTATGCGGGAGATGCTTGAAGGAGTTACGCTTTCTGGAACAGCAAGGGATGCTCGTTTTTCAGGTTCAGCCTATATTGGCGGAAAGACAGGCACTACAAACGATGTGAAAGATCTTTGGTTTGTAGGGCTGACAGATCGATATACGGCTGGAGTTTGGGTGGGCCGGGATAAACCGAGCAGCCTTCGATTTATTGAGGGATTGTCACCGGAAGTGATGATTTGGCGAGATATTATGATAAAAGCACATCAGAAATGA
- a CDS encoding DUF5366 family protein, whose translation MKKNVYMTGYLPLFSIILFSSSFAIYFERLLIDKLKYFGVYQGMQELFKDHVIHLSVGFCLFLLFFMGFAALKLLSDTLTHLSLFFFSSDSEGTLLQQGKGGGWFFFAGGMLAIILNHSVLLICIVFVAASLVYFFYLLLRIGGSLTTVGIIGMVFMHLFFWTGFILLVVYTVMRLYNAFVAAIT comes from the coding sequence ATGAAGAAAAACGTTTATATGACAGGGTATCTTCCTCTGTTTTCTATTATCCTGTTCAGCTCTAGTTTTGCCATTTATTTTGAAAGACTTTTAATCGATAAGCTAAAATACTTTGGGGTTTATCAAGGAATGCAGGAGCTGTTTAAAGATCATGTGATTCACCTATCTGTCGGCTTTTGCTTATTTTTATTGTTCTTTATGGGGTTTGCCGCTCTGAAACTATTATCCGATACATTGACTCACTTAAGTTTGTTCTTTTTTTCGAGTGATTCGGAAGGGACTCTTCTTCAGCAAGGAAAGGGCGGGGGATGGTTCTTTTTTGCTGGCGGTATGCTTGCCATTATTTTGAACCACTCTGTGCTGCTTATATGTATCGTGTTTGTTGCAGCATCACTAGTGTACTTCTTTTATCTTTTATTGAGAATCGGCGGGAGTTTAACCACAGTGGGCATCATCGGCATGGTATTTATGCATTTGTTCTTTTGGACAGGCTTCATTCTGCTCGTTGTTTATACGGTGATGCGTCTTTATAATGCATTCGTTGCGGCGATTACATAG
- the trmL gene encoding tRNA (uridine(34)/cytosine(34)/5-carboxymethylaminomethyluridine(34)-2'-O)-methyltransferase TrmL — MAIHVVLFEPLIPANTGNIARTCAGTGVHLHLIHPLGFSLEDKYLKRAGLDYWEHVKLFHHDSLDAFYSEYPDGEFYYITKFGEQTYSDFDYSDSEKDVFFVFGKETKGLPREVIDANMERCLRIPMNEHIRSLNLSNTAAILIYEALRQQSFGELK; from the coding sequence TTGGCTATACATGTTGTATTATTTGAACCGTTAATTCCTGCAAATACAGGAAATATTGCACGTACATGTGCTGGGACCGGCGTACACTTGCATTTGATTCATCCACTCGGTTTTTCTTTGGAAGACAAATACTTAAAGCGTGCCGGACTTGATTATTGGGAGCATGTAAAATTGTTTCATCATGATTCTTTGGATGCCTTTTATAGTGAATATCCAGACGGTGAGTTTTATTATATAACCAAATTTGGTGAACAAACATACTCAGATTTTGATTACTCAGATTCAGAGAAGGATGTCTTTTTTGTTTTTGGAAAAGAAACGAAGGGACTTCCTAGAGAAGTGATTGATGCGAACATGGAAAGATGTTTGCGCATTCCAATGAATGAACATATTCGTTCATTAAACTTATCGAATACAGCAGCGATCTTAATCTATGAAGCTCTGCGCCAGCAAAGTTTTGGAGAGTTGAAATAA
- a CDS encoding amidase domain-containing protein: MWMETLKAYIQNQSQWMIHADADGRGFFLREEQESFIRKKQMYTDRNAYIVNNQTNGSVLRTTETEGKVQVDYLVHYSFLIKHGFDFYVEEMSQERRAIFEDGDMKSDEPVNVEGNYRELPKIERENESIAPTKGGYDRLAAVRYAERWWNTFNPAYKSFENDCTNYISQSLHAGGIPMTSQSIKSKGWWMRNNSWSYSWSVANALRWYLSGSKSSLQAQEKSAAHLLLPGDVICYDFDGDGHYQHTTIVVAKDPSGEPLVNAHTTNSRMRYWGYEDSTAYTKRIQYKFFHIL, encoded by the coding sequence ATGTGGATGGAAACACTTAAAGCTTATATTCAAAACCAATCGCAGTGGATGATTCATGCAGATGCAGATGGAAGAGGCTTCTTTTTACGAGAAGAACAAGAAAGTTTTATACGTAAAAAACAAATGTACACCGATAGAAATGCGTATATCGTGAACAATCAAACGAACGGAAGTGTTTTGCGAACGACAGAAACAGAAGGCAAAGTTCAGGTAGATTATTTGGTTCATTATAGTTTCTTGATTAAGCATGGCTTTGACTTTTATGTAGAAGAGATGTCTCAAGAACGGCGAGCCATTTTTGAAGATGGTGACATGAAAAGTGATGAACCGGTTAACGTTGAAGGGAATTATCGTGAACTGCCAAAAATAGAACGTGAAAATGAATCGATCGCACCAACGAAAGGCGGATATGACAGACTTGCTGCGGTAAGATATGCAGAGCGATGGTGGAATACGTTTAATCCTGCTTATAAATCATTTGAGAACGATTGCACGAATTATATTTCACAAAGCCTTCATGCCGGCGGAATTCCGATGACATCTCAATCCATTAAGTCTAAAGGCTGGTGGATGCGAAACAATTCCTGGAGCTATAGCTGGTCGGTGGCTAATGCACTTAGGTGGTATTTGAGCGGATCAAAATCTAGTCTTCAAGCGCAAGAAAAGTCTGCAGCTCACTTGTTATTGCCGGGAGATGTAATCTGCTATGACTTTGATGGTGACGGGCATTATCAGCATACGACGATTGTTGTTGCAAAGGACCCTTCAGGTGAACCACTCGTAAATGCACATACGACAAACAGCAGAATGCGGTATTGGGGCTATGAAGATTCAACGGCGTACACAAAGCGCATTCAATATAAATTTTTTCATATTCTATAA
- a CDS encoding methylated-DNA--[protein]-cysteine S-methyltransferase has product MCQIKTLLYYEEMESVIGPLTIIATENGICRLDFGSMEDNLPSLRSWMAKHFIKGELIHSPVYLEDAIQQLHAYFAGNLHEFSVNYDLFGTVFQKKVWNQLSSIPYGATCSYKEVAQGIGAAKAVRAVGSANNQNPVPVFIPCHRVIGSNGALVGYGGGLDKKEILLSIEQNSCKKTS; this is encoded by the coding sequence ATGTGTCAGATTAAAACGTTACTCTATTACGAAGAAATGGAAAGCGTAATCGGACCGTTAACAATCATTGCAACGGAGAACGGAATCTGCCGTCTCGATTTTGGTTCAATGGAGGATAACCTTCCATCTTTACGTTCATGGATGGCTAAACATTTTATTAAAGGAGAACTTATACACTCTCCTGTGTATTTGGAAGATGCCATTCAACAATTACATGCATACTTTGCAGGCAACCTGCATGAGTTTAGCGTGAACTATGATTTATTTGGTACCGTTTTTCAAAAAAAGGTATGGAACCAGCTTTCGAGTATTCCTTATGGTGCCACTTGTTCATACAAGGAAGTTGCTCAAGGCATTGGTGCAGCTAAGGCCGTTCGTGCTGTAGGAAGCGCGAATAACCAGAATCCTGTACCAGTATTTATTCCGTGTCATCGCGTCATTGGAAGCAATGGAGCACTTGTAGGATACGGCGGAGGATTAGACAAGAAAGAAATATTATTATCAATTGAACAGAATAGCTGTAAGAAGACATCCTAG
- the queG gene encoding tRNA epoxyqueuosine(34) reductase QueG has protein sequence MTGAQLKEEIVAYSKEIGIDKIGFAQADVFVELKERLRLQQDLGYQSGFEESDIEKRTEPERLLSGASSIISIALAYPSKMKNAPRSIKGERRGIFCRASWGKDYHHILREKLSLLEAFIIEKVPEANVKSMVDTGELSDRAVAERAGIGWSAKNCAIMSPEFGSYMYLGEMVTNIALPPDTPMEDQCGSCNKCVEACPTGALVQGGQLDSSKCIAFLTQTKDFLPDRYRDKLGNRLYGCDTCQTVCPENKGKDFHHHVEMEPDPEIAKPLLKPLLSMSNREFKEKFGYVSGSWRGKKPIQRNAIIALAHFKDETAVPDLVNLLTHDPRPVIRGTAAWAIGKIGGMDAELELLSAKEREKDDLVKLEIEKGLKMVRNQEIS, from the coding sequence GTGACAGGTGCCCAGTTGAAGGAAGAGATTGTTGCATATAGTAAAGAAATCGGAATTGACAAAATTGGCTTCGCACAAGCGGATGTTTTTGTTGAGCTAAAAGAACGTCTCCGATTACAGCAAGACCTTGGCTATCAATCAGGATTTGAAGAAAGTGATATTGAAAAAAGAACAGAGCCTGAACGACTGCTTTCGGGTGCTTCAAGCATCATTTCTATCGCTCTAGCATATCCTTCCAAAATGAAAAACGCCCCGAGAAGCATTAAGGGAGAACGAAGAGGTATTTTTTGCAGAGCATCATGGGGGAAAGATTACCACCATATATTAAGAGAAAAGCTCTCATTGCTGGAGGCTTTTATTATAGAAAAAGTTCCAGAAGCGAATGTGAAATCAATGGTAGATACAGGTGAACTGTCAGACCGGGCTGTTGCTGAGAGAGCCGGGATCGGATGGAGTGCTAAAAACTGTGCGATCATGTCTCCAGAGTTTGGTTCATATATGTATCTCGGAGAAATGGTTACAAATATAGCACTTCCACCAGACACGCCAATGGAAGATCAATGCGGTTCATGTAATAAATGTGTTGAGGCATGTCCGACAGGTGCACTCGTGCAGGGAGGACAGCTCGATTCGTCTAAGTGTATTGCATTTTTAACCCAAACAAAAGATTTTTTACCTGACCGATATAGAGACAAATTAGGCAATCGGCTTTATGGCTGTGATACATGTCAGACGGTATGTCCTGAGAACAAGGGAAAAGATTTTCACCACCACGTTGAGATGGAACCTGACCCAGAGATTGCAAAGCCACTATTAAAGCCCTTATTGTCTATGAGTAATAGAGAGTTCAAAGAAAAATTCGGGTATGTTTCAGGCAGCTGGAGAGGGAAGAAACCGATTCAGCGCAATGCGATTATTGCTTTAGCTCATTTTAAAGATGAAACTGCTGTACCAGATCTTGTAAACTTATTAACCCATGATCCTCGGCCTGTCATAAGAGGGACTGCAGCATGGGCCATCGGTAAGATAGGTGGAATGGATGCAGAATTGGAACTATTGTCTGCAAAAGAGCGTGAAAAAGACGATTTGGTAAAGCTAGAGATAGAAAAGGGACTGAAAATGGTTCGAAATCAAGAAATTTCGTAA